The Haliotis asinina isolate JCU_RB_2024 chromosome 16, JCU_Hal_asi_v2, whole genome shotgun sequence DNA segment CCCAGACCCTGCTAGCGCCCCCTTGTTCGGGACAATACGTACCAACCATACATAATTTACATTTAGATGTGATCTGTCTCGAAGCCTCATCCTTCATGGACCTCACAGATGCGGCATCGGGACGGCCATTAGTGAAGGACGTGACCTCCTACTAATACTTATAAATCTCAAGAACTATCATGCTATCTGTAAGGAGGAGGCCAAATACTTATAAACATTTGGACGTAATTGTCAGGGCGTCCATAAATGTACGCTCAGACAATATGTCTGCTGTTAATGGCGTGGGAATGCAATGGTAGTTATGCATTATTATAGCAAACATTTTCCCGGGCTGTGTCGTGGTAACGGTGTGTGTTTATCTTCCTCCATGATGTACATTTAGTGGGTGTTTATGCAGCGGAATATATCATTTCTTCGCATGACCACACGGATGAGCATAGAGGTGTTCTATGTGTTGGTGAATTCACCAATCACCAGAGCTGTATATTCAGGGCGAGGTCGCCATGTCGGATGTGTTGATGCTTCTAAAGAAGGGGCCGCTATATTGGGCGTATTTCGTCCATAGTTCTGTGCAGTAAGTTCTGTATTGTCCAGTGTGTTGTCCAGTAAATCACCGGTACGGGTGCATGAGACATTCCAGCCATTGTTTAAAACTGCCCACCCCTGGGCTAATCTGTGACCCCCGGGCGGGGGAACAGAGCCTGCCACACATAACCCACCCCGACACAACTCGAGATCCACTCCACAACGTAATGGGTTTATTTTGACACCTTTGtcttgtttttaaatgacagcAGTGGCTGTATTACCCACAGACTTAATGTAATATGTTGGATTTAAGACATTATTGACGGTCTGAGGGCCGTTTAATTGGGGTTAACAGGGTCATGAAGCTGGCGTGAGGACAACTGTGGTTCTGGTGATGCACTGTATTGTCCAGAGATCCGTGCCATGAAGATAGATATAGGTCATAACATCTGCCAACGGCTGTGTACGGGCGTTTCTACAAATGGTTACGTAGGTTTGTAGTTTTGAAACATGCCAAAATGTTCACGAAAGCGTATGTATCTGACAGTGGATAACCCATTACTTTGCTGACGGAACAGAACGTTTATGAAATGTTTTACCCAAagaacacacgcacacacatacgtacgcacacacacatatacgtCTGAATGGATAGGTGATATTAAGATGATATGCTGGTAATATGTTGCTACAATTAATTGTAATTGCAGCTAAGGTTGGAGTAAACTCGCTACACAGAAAACGGACGCGATGTTTCCCTTTTTGTCTTAGAAACCCAAACAATTCTCCCAAAACTAGTGTATTTGATGGATTTCTAAACAGGACGCTTCAAGTGAAAACAAATGATGTTCTTTTCAGTAGatgcgttggtgtgtgggtATGTAGGTATGTGGGTATGTGGGTATGTGGTATGAGTTACtagtatatgagtgagtgagtaaactgTGCTAATTTTGCGTCATGTCTACAGACACACACTGGAACTGCCTATATGATCCAGTTGCTGAAGAACGCGTGTCCAGGCTTTTGACATGCTCTTCTGTTTCCATGTTCCTGGGGTGTCAGGGATCAGTTAGGAGGCGGTGTGTTTTAGATCAACTGTCGTTTGGTATCTGGTGGAAGAAAATAGTTCTTcaatcaaatgaaatattcctgcaCTGCGTGAACAAGACGCACTTGCGCTGTGGTGCTAGTTTGATTTAAGAGAATGGATTACTCGCCCATTCTGGGCGATTTATCCAAGATGCCAGTCATTTAACCCCTGCCCTGGCTAGGGCCTGACTATTGTCCGTCTACAACTGACCAACCCTCAATGGTCACATGTACAGGTGCTCAGGTCGGGACTGACCACATTAATTCGAATATTCGCGTGTGCCCGGTGGCTTAACCCTTCACCTGATACCAATAAACAATGTCCATGGTCAAGAAGACACCATCTCAGAATTCCTCTTTGTACATATCCCAAGAGGGCGTTCCCTGTTTGCGGACTGGCTGTGTCACCGATGTCATGGGAAAATACCGGCGAGGGGTGAGAGTGTCCAGTAATGATGTCCACTCGATCACCAATGTTGAAACagtaaattatgtttgatgaaAGCTGATACcaagtatatatataacacGAGACTGGACCATCGTTATACGATCTCCAGTTTGCTCGTGGTGTTGGTATAACGCGGAAACAGACACACCACAATACGACGTCGGTATATCAAATATTATGGCTCAGGTGAGCTTTGTTAAGTCTGGCATCGGAGATATTTCACTTTTATCCTCACCTGTTTTTCGGTTGCAATGTAAATATCGAAACATGCTTTCGTGATCAGACAGTTTTCAAGGTTGTTAGTCGTAAACCGTAATTCAGTGTTCATGCTATCAATCCCTGGCATGCCTGCCATTGGCTCGAATATTTACACACAGTCATGATGAAGGTGGACTGAAGTGTAAAACCAGTCTCTCCGGCTCTCACATTATTAAACGCAAAGATAAAATGAATCTGAGCAAATGATAAACAATCAGTGCTTCAGATAACCATATGAAACATGTACATCTGACAAACGTATATGCACATTATCGGAAGTTTATTTGGCGGTATTGACTCTGCTAAAAGCAGTTAATCACTGTGACAGCCGTGACCTTTAATGAACCTACATCGGGAGAATCTATAACGTATGGTGTGTTGCAGGCTGGTGAGTTTCTAGTCATACGTAGCGTATTGTTATCAACTACATTCTCCAGCTATGTTCCCCTCTGCACATCCAGCCAGCTGAGCTTGACTGCGGTTTGACGTAGTACGGTTTAGAGGCCCTGCATTTATCTCCCTAATTATGTACATCCTTGTCACAaccaacacacagaaacatcGGAATAATAACATACTGGTTTGTTAATTTCATGGGTCGCCAATCAATCTTGCTTAGTATGTTGACCCGCGCGTCGCTGTAAACAACACTTTTGTAATATACGTACACATGAGTAGGTTCTCCATCCAGGCTGTTTACGGTATGTGCATCTTCGACTTGACGCGTACAGTCGTGACAGATGGTGGAAATAATGATGCTCCTATATTCACATCAATGATCCTCCTGTATGTCACCTCGCTGCATGCCTGTAACACTCGGCTGTAACGGTATATTTCAGATGGCGCTCAGCCACCATATGAAGATGTCGGGTGACAGAGTATGTGGAAACTAGAAACACCAATGCATCATTGAGTTGATATATGTGGACAGATAAATGATTGGGCGATGTTGAGATAAAACATTTCACCATGTAACATCTACGCGTAAGTTACATACCAATATGCGTTAGAAGGTTACATTACACGGACACTATATCaacatgtaatatgtatttCTATGCTAGGTACCAACATGTAACATACATAAGTAGATTGCGCATCAAACTTTTACATATATGCAAGTTCAATATATAGCATATTCACGCAGGGTACATGttattttgtgatttatatatACTTGTATATCAGTATTTAATTAAATAACATACCTGTTATATATGACACAGTTTACATATCAGTAACGTATACGTAGGTTAGATATTGGTATGGAAAATATACTCATAGGTATTATGAGGTATTATGATAATTTGTTCGCTATCTGGTTAACAAGCAGACGCGTATACGCAGCACAGCAttttttcgtgtaagcccgataggtttCAAAGCTTTATATCTAGATAGTATCAAGGACTTGTGCAACCTTTTAGCAACAATGACGTGTTAGCCGGCGCTTTTTTGTTTGGCTggttgtttatttttattttatatattttatttattttttgttttgttttgtttaaaatgaaccTGTAGatgtatgtaaatgtatgtttaaCGGGAATTCCTCTGATCCCTCCAGGAGGGGCGGTTTCGTTGACgaggtgatgatgataatgatgatgatgatgatgatgatgatgatgatgactcaCGTGCACAGATCTCATGTCTTCATAGAGGCAACTGTCAGTTCCCGTGACGTTCTCAAGTCTTGATTCATGATTTACCTTATCAATTTTCTCACACGCTTCTTTGCCAGAGTTAGCAGTAAAATTAAGATTTCGATAGCGAAGTTCATCAGTATCGGAGGGAATGATGGTTTTACGGATTGATTACTACCCCGTATCGACTACTCATACACACACTGTGATCGTCAATAAACTACTAGCGACCATCACTCCTACATCGTTGCTGTCACCGCTAATAGCTGTGCACTTGCTTAGGGGGTGCCAAGCagtactcactctctcacctattgatatgtatatttctgtattaATAAGTAACTGTTACCAACTTATATGCATTGGTCAGTGTAGCCAGGTACAGACCGCGGTCCAGTAGACTCTGACCGACACGCAAACACACCTCCAAGTCTCCCACTGGGATTACCGCTTTCTCTGTTTGACATCGATCGGTTTTGAGTTGCTAATCCAAGACTTAGTATAATCCTTCTTTTCATCgctgtttgttgtttcaggACGTGTATGTACCCTTAGTAAACTAATAATTTAAGTTCGGTGCTTGTAGTGTTACGCCATTATCTACTGTTTTCATGTGGTTTGAGATCTGTTCACACAAGTTAACTACCTGTGTTCTGTGAAGGCAGTTGGATTGTACTGGTTGTTGCAGGGGTGATCTTTTATCGGGTTATCTGTGTATCTCATTTTTAAGAAGAAAATAATGCATTTCCTTACAAAGTATCAAACAGATTTTTAGAAAACGAATaaacactgactcactgactgactcactcacccactcactcaagctCAGGCTGAagacctcactcactcctatctGGACTAGTGGCACGAGCTGGGATCATATGCCAACCGAAAAAATTACCAGTATCAGATCACGTGACACAAGAGACCTCTGGGTCGTTACTGTACGGTCTAAGCTTTGTTGTGAGGGAGAACCCCCCACGGAGATGAAGACGCTACCTACTTTAAGTACATCATCTTACGCATATATCGCAGCACCCCCAGATTAACTCATGTGACCCGTAACATAGGTCATTTGATGCTGAAATGGCGACATATAGAGATTCTAAAGTACCACCCGTTGGGGACCATATTTTCTTTAGTCGCCACGGTAACCGTCACTTTGTAcgatataaatatattatcatgAATCCTGACTTTCATAAATTAACCCAGTGCTTAACGAAAATAACCGAGGGATAATATTTCAAGCTGATTTATCAATTGTCAGAGGAATCTGTGAATGTGGAATATCAACCCGGACAGGGCTGACTACCAGATGAAGTAATTGACGCCTCTCCTGACGTTTACCCCGCGCCCGACGTCGTGGAATGTCCGACTGAAACGTGTTTCCGACATGTTTGTTCAGGGTAAAGTTCCTAAGCGCACAGAGAGACTGAATCCAATGATCTACACCTCATATTGGAGTTACCTACTGTGATTGTCATATGTAAGACAAAATTCCCTTTCAAACTAAACCATTGTAATTGAAACCTTTACTCTCAGTGATACCGTTTACAGCAGCACTGTGGACGGGTAGTTTGATTTCACATGGGTTAATTCTTGAAGATATTACACAGGGTCATGTGTCAGTTTCGTGTCCATGTACCTAGGATCCGGATGTGTCTCACCGCTTCTCTGTCGTACCTAACAACGAGTCCATACAATCACAAATACAGTCGACACAAGACACAGTCTGTGCCGAGATCAGGTCATGCAGGACACCATTCACATATTGCGTACAGAGATATGCCGAAAGAGATACAGTCGTACATGACACCATACAAAGACATGGTCATACATGGCACCATACAGAGATACAGTCGTAGAGATACAGTCATACATGACACCATGTAGAGAGTGATATGGTCATACATGACACCATTCAGACAGAGACATGGTCATGCATGACACCATAACCCGTTGTGGGGTCACATTAGTGTTTATTTTTTTGCCGGAATGTTTAAGCAACAGAAATTCGAAAGAGTAGGAGGAATAGTTTTTGATCAAATAAAATTAACACATGACTATGTCATAGCCTTGCGaattgaagacatgaataaCATTCATACCAACTGACCCAACGGTGAGGCAGTAAGTACACTGacatcaagtacatgtattacgtTGACCACTGACTACTGTTATCGGAGAGAATGTAACACCATGGGTTTGAGTAAGTCTAACCTACCGTTGCACTTTAGGCCTGATTTGTCATGTCTAGGGCAGACCAGATGAGTCCTTTGATCTATGCCAACGTGCCGACATAGAGACGACAGTAACTGGTGGGACGAGACGAGACATCCCAAGGACATATAGATGACCCTCCCTCTCCCTAGCCCATACCTGCTTATACCAACTACACACCTTCACACTCTGACAGAGCCGTATCAGGACTTTTCTCCTATATTAGACAATACACGGCCTCTTAACGCAGAAATTAGGCGCAAAAGAACGCATTCCAACTTTGTTTTTGTATGTTATGGGAAGCACAAATAACTCTCCTAAAGTTTATTTTGTCTGTTTAACCAACACTCATTTCTAAAAATGCAAGcagtaattttgtttaaaatgcaTTGGTTCAATGACGGTTTGGGGCCGGGAAATGACTTTGCATCCATTTAAACGAAGCTAGGTTTTAAATGGAGTAAACTTGTAGATACGATGTCCAAGGTGTCCTGGGCACACTTgaacaaaacgatcttagccCTACAATGTTTCTCCAACATAGGTTTAAGATAGTCGAAGCGAGCACTAAGgccgctttgtgcaagtgggttcGTTATGCTATTTGTGAATAAAATGCACATCAAATGGCTttaatgttaattttttttGATAGATACGACACTGTAGACGTGTTGCTAGAATGATTATTTCCCcatgtaattattgtattttataATTAAAATACAGTGTAATTGAAAATGATCAGAGGGACAGGGTATCATCAATGCTTAATGGCTGCCTctgttgatatattttgatatatttatccACCCAAGATATTTCAACGTGAGAACATCGAATATACCTGGATGATTATCTGCAGGATAGAAATGTCATTctttacaatcaggatcagaaAAACTCGTAACTGGATTTATATGTTCTTTCAACAAAATACAATGGAAGTTCCTTCAATGCGCATGGAAACAGATTCAGTTTTAGTCCTTACGAAAAACCAAAAGAATTCAATGATCTTTCGGAATTCTATTAATGGGATATATAGCCTCGGTGGGGAAGCTTCCTGCatgtggaactgtgtttaatgAGATCCGGGAAGCGGATTACAACTAGGAGAGCGTAATTCCCCCATCAAATTACAACTATTCTATTAGAGAACCCAGTGTCCATGCTGGTTTGTCCTCGTGTAAATTAAACCAATCTAACTCTCCGACGGGGATGTCGAGAAACAGGATTAATTGTAGAGAGGGGGTGTTTAACATGTTGCTGCGGACGCAGGAATGTTCTATGATCTATATAGTGCGTGTGTAGGCACGGGGACAACACGGGACGCTCGCCCACACGTCGCCACACGCTCAAGCCAGCGACAACTATGCGTAATTTACAAGACCGTACATTGCTTTAATATGTAATAGGATATTTGTTATGAAACGAAAAAAACCCgcaatattatatttattttagaGATACAGTAGATAAATTATTATTAGATCATTTGCATTGTTCAAAGTTGAACTGACTTGGgatttacgtcacatcggcattttTCCAGCCAAATAATGACGAGATCATTTCCAGAAACGTTTTCAGTGATTATGCTGCATTATACTAAATCCTTCAAGGTCAGGTATTAGAGAGGATCATCCCTTTCCCACGAGTCTGTTCATCTCAGTAATTCGGTTAATAAGAAATTTGAACATGCATAGGTCCGATGCATGCATCGTCGAGTAATACTTCCTTATCGGACGTCGTATCTCGACGGGAAACAAGACACCTATTGCTTAGTGAAATACAAATCGATCAAATTATGTGTAACGTTATCTGTCAAACATGCCTCAGAAAACAGGTCAACAGAAATTGATCACTGACAAAAGCATGTAAGTTTCCATTTTGGCCGCCCCCTGCTGCGACAATCCATGTTGGCCTCGGTGCTATTTCACGCCTGGTTTCATACATTGGCAACAAGTTTTTCACACGGTTTTGAAATACGCACTCGTCAGGGTATTTGTTGTTTGACAGATAACACTTTGTCAGTATCAATCAACTGACTGTCAACAAAATGGTCCTTCATCACTTTTCAAACCATCACCCTTATCCCTTACTTATGGATGTGATATTAGCACTTGCTGTGATAGAAAAGCTATTTTGCAGTGAACACACCAGTAGATAGCATCATGCGTCCTTCAGCTGGCGAGGGGCGGGTCGAGGGGCCATTTCAATATATTGTCATTAACAATGTTCAAACATACCACTGAATGCTTGGGGAATATGATTTATGATATTTCTAGCTCAACGTGAGATTGGacaataaacatatttgttgGATCGTGTTTCATATGTTCATCATAATATAAGGGTCACATTCTTTGTGTGGCTGTTTGAGGTATAATATGAAAGTTTATGAAGACAAAATCTGAACTTGTGTCCGCGTGATTTATTGTGAAGTCTGTTTATAGAATACTGTTATATTTGTTAGGCTGAGTATCAGGTTAGTGTGACACTGCCTTATCACTGAATGTTAAATACATTCAACGTAACGTGTTCCCATATTCTGGTCGTTGTTTTAATCTCAGCAAGTGGCCATATCTACTTGCGTTTTCATTGTATTCGTTGATGATAAGAACACCGGATAGGAGTAGATCCTAAAGACCCTGCCTAAAGACCCTGCTTTTGTCCGTCTAACCTGGTCTCCTTCTTGTAAGGATATCGGTAGAGCCTTAGCCGGAgtgacatgatccttctgacCAAAGAGAGAACACTTATGCCAGTGAAAAACGACGCCAAGCCTTCAACAAATTATCTCCGATAAAGTAAAATTAAATCATTAGCCTCCTCCTCCGAACGCCGGTTTAGGGGAAGGCGGATTAGCGGGTAATACTAGTAAATCCTCACTCGATAGCATCATAGCAACTCGCAATGGCAACCAGAAGAGGGCACAGGGGGTTTAGGGTATATTTGAAAACGTAGATACCACGCCAACTAGAAGCTAACCTGAGGTGAGATATTTACAACTAAGAATTAATCTTAGAGGATCTGGAAGCGATTGGCGCCCGTCAGTGTTGGCTTAGAGAAAAGGGATGAATAGCGAACAATTCTGACCCCAGAAGCCACAGCAAGAACATATGAGGCTTGTAAACCGAGCCGAAGGTTTAGAGGAGAGAGTAAAGGAATTTGAATTTTAAATGTTGGTTTTAAGTGATTAACAGACGGAAATGAACAATCGATTGGTAAGATATATTTGGTAAAATTGAAAGAAGGGAGATTTGAATTGCTCTAACATTACAAGACCTCATGGGGTAGGATGTTGATCTTGTGTCGTTGGGTAGTTGAAGGAATGTAGAGATCAAGACACGGGTAAGTTATCGCGTACACTAAATTCTCCATGTTCGACAATGTTCAGGACGAAGGTATAGTATGGTGCCCGTGTTGTAGGCACTGAAGAACAAGGCGTTATGGGTATTCAAAGGGACTGCAATGTTGTAACTGAACTCAACAATACCTCATCTCACCAACtaaactaaaatgaaatataaaaatagaaagttaaataaataattacatatatttatttaaaaaaataataaatgtatgaAGATATGAAGAAATAAGatatgaaacaatgaaacaaaaccaAGCGCAAGTGAAACAAACCCACAATATTCCTCCAGAAAAGAATATAATCACAATTACTTTATACCCATATTGCACTTTACGCAGTAGTACAAAGGCATTTTCAAACATCCAATAATAGGGACTCGCACTTGACAGACCCAGTGGTATTATTAATCTCTGGACATCGTGAACGCACCTGCCAACAGGTAATCCCTGGCTTAACTGGAGCATTGACCAAGATGGTGGACACGGGATAAACCACATAATGGTCACCTTAAAAATGTCTAATGGCCTTAGTCTGACACGGCCAAGATATGTTCAAGGGCTCGCGTGTTACCTTGCACACAACGTGTATTGTGCCTATCTTTCTGGCCACAAAGGATTTCATGTGGAGTTTGACAGGGATTAGTGCGACAAGATAAAAGCTTCACAACTTTGTTGAACTTGCTAACAAACAGTGATGTCATACAAGGTACTCGAAAACACTGCATTTGATAATGCCCTAGCCATCTTGGGTGTTTAGTTTGTTTGGGGTACCGGTAGTACTATGGCGGTTCATCAGTTTGTGAAATGAGATGGCAGGACATCACGGACAAAACTGTTATGCCTGTATATTATTTTAGTAGTTAGATGATAGAAACATGAGCTGCTGAAACTATTCCTATCACTGTTTATTGTGCTTGTGAGAAAGAGAATGTTTGGGAGGGTGTATATGTAAGTGAGTGggagagtgagtatagttttgcaACTGTTTCAGCATTTTCGCGGAGAGGGACACCAGCAATAGGGTTCAAACATTACacacacgtggggaatcgaacccggttctacCACGTGATGAAGGCTATTACACACCCCGTTTACGTGGAAGAGAATGTGattgtgtgttgaaatgtatgaTTGAGTCAGTGTGAATTTAAGTTGAAGAAGGACAAGTTGGGTGTACATGTTTCATGTCTTGATGTTTTGGTCTTGGCTGGAGCTTTACTCTACCATTCTTTGTGCAGATGGTCCTTCCCGTGTGCCGAGCCCAGGCATCCAGCAGCAGTATGTAGCCGGATACGAGAAGTGTGTGACGGAAGTCATGCAGTTCCTGGAAACACACAACAATATCGCCCATGACATCCGGGAAAAGATCACCTCTCACTGCCAGGACAAGCTGCAGGAGAAGGCCCAGTGTGTTGAGCCCATGGAGGGCATCAAGTGGGAGAAGTCAGACGACGAGAGTGATCCCCCATCAGCCAGTGAACCATCTTCGCCTGATATTGCCAAATCAACGACCCCAGTAGATGTAATAAAACAGGAGGAGCGACTTCCGGTCCAGAACACAGCCTATGTGACGCCTCTACTACAACAATCCAGCCCGGAGACGTCTCCGGTGAAGCAGGCAACACTGCAACAGGTGTCTGGCCCTATCAAACTTGTGTGTGGGGGAGACATTTTAATACTCCTGGACTCGGCGTCAGCACCAAATATTGTGAATCCGGCTGCCATTCCAAAAATACACTTCGGTCAGCCATCATCTATCCATCCACTTCCGGAAATATACCCATCATGCAATGCAAACATGACAGGCGGAAGTGTAGCTCAAGGAGCCGTTCCGTATCCCGTATATAGACtctccaatattccagttgCAGGAATCACTTCTACGAGTGCCGTTCCAACCAGCATGCAGTCGATCCATGTGCCCAGTCAAGCTCAAAACAAACTGCAACTTCCCCTTGCGAACGTCATCACGACCAACGGTCAGCCACTGCCCGAGAATTGTCACATCGCTGGTCAGCAATCGACATCATCAATGTGGAGGCCATGGTGACATACTAGGTTGTTTCTTCCGATAAGACGAACACGTCATAGCTTTAACGtgtatgttatatttatatatatatgaacgcGGTGTCTGTTACAGAGGGCTTTACAGAGGTGTCTGTTGATGCGTACTCACATGTGTTCAAGATGGCGATTGCTATAAGGAATGTGTGATACAACTGCCCTTAAAGCTGCAACCCGCTGTATAGGCCTGTCCTGCCTTATTCCATCTCACACTGACATATAGGACAGGGTATACTTACATTGGGGCATTGGGTTTGCAATACCATGACCTTCGGTGTCCTCCCATGTCAATGCATAGCaaggaaacaaacaataataagTCATGCCACATTCTTAAAGTTGTTGTATCCTTGTTCTATAACACGTATGTTTAAGCTGTCATGATGTATTCGTTACGACACAATGCCTATTATTTAAGACATATTCTAACCTGAAAGGTAACATGTtctgtctttgaatgtattgcCTCATAATCCTTAACATACCATGTTCTGTTCTCACAGTTCTCTCCATCCTGCAATATCAGCTTTTATTAATTATGATGTGATAGATCTTATATCGTCATGGTCTGTGGTTTGATATACTGTTCTATCCTTTAGAATCCCATCCTTTATCCACATAGATAGCATGGAGTATTAATGTGCCATTCTGTATCCTGGAGTGCTCTATGTTTTGTCGTAGTGGAACCATCGTCCGTACCCTACAATTGCCCCCTCCCCGTGGGACGTGATTGCATACACCTCTGATATCCATTATTCAGCTAAACATGTGCAGTTTGTTTCTGCAAAgattatattttgtaaatattgtaataAATATTATTACATAAAGGAATCAGTTTTCTATTTTGCGTCAGTGTGAGTCGGCTCTAGATGACAGGGTATCGACTCCTGTCACATACGCCTAGCTACATGTGACTTCTGAGAAGAGCTACAGTAGTGTGCCGTCCTGTCTGAGAATGTAGGAAATTTCCCCATCAGGACAATTGCCCACTGGAACAATTCCCCAAGGGACATTTCCCAACCTTGACATTTCCCAACCTTGACATTTCCCAACCTTGACCTTTCCCAACCTTGACATTTCCCAACCTTGACCTTTCCCAACCTTGACATTTCCCAACACCTGTTATGAACCACTAGGACAATCCCCCACCCATCTTAATATTGTAGTATAAAGTGTGTGATGGGATCAACTAATCTCTGCATTAGGGGTATGCTAGGGACTTACCATGAAGAAAAACTGTTTATAGCAATTAATGATTTCGTGTGTCCA contains these protein-coding regions:
- the LOC137268245 gene encoding transcription factor HES-1-B-like — encoded protein: MATEDSPRKRPANGTQRRHNKPLIEKRRRARINECLSQLQSLVLKATTTEGPRPSKLEKADILEMTVDYIKKTRAVPDDGPSRVPSPGIQQQYVAGYEKCVTEVMQFLETHNNIAHDIREKITSHCQDKLQEKAQCVEPMEGIKWEKSDDESDPPSASEPSSPDIAKSTTPVDVIKQEERLPVQNTAYVTPLLQQSSPETSPVKQATLQQVSGPIKLVCGGDILILLDSASAPNIVNPAAIPKIHFGQPSSIHPLPEIYPSCNANMTGGSVAQGAVPYPVYRLSNIPVAGITSTSAVPTSMQSIHVPSQAQNKLQLPLANVITTNGQPLPENCHIAGQQSTSSMWRPW